The genomic region GATACAAAAAACTTAATGACGGTACAACAGTACGCCCCCTACGGTGATTTCGTTGAAGAGGCACGAAAATATGGCGAAAATCTTCTTAATGAATATGCCGAAAAAGCAAAAATGCAAGAATTTGAAAATGTAGAGACTGTGTTGCAGTCTGGCAGCCCGAAACGAGAGCTATCTAGAAATATACCGGAAAAGTATTCGATTGATTTAATCGTATGTGGGGCTACAGGATTAAATGCAGTGGAACGATTCGTAATGGGAAGTGTTGCGGAACAAATTGTTCGAAATGCGCCTTGTGATGTGCTTGTTGTGAGAGATGAGAAAGCTAAAAGAGAAGAAAACGAATAATTTATTTTTGAAAAAAGTTCGCATGTTTACGGAAAAACTGCGAACTTTTTATTTTCGTAATAAAGGAATGGGAAATCTTATGCCGTTTGAACGGGTATCGGGACCGCTGGCGCCGTTTTATTAAATATATTCTTTTTTGGAGCGTTGTTTTAATTGCATTATCTTGGAAAATTTTGAGGGGCCAATATTGTTAAAAAGATCTTTGGTAAAAATTCCTTTTTTTGTGATTTTTCATGTCGGTTTTTGGTAGTTTTTGTGATATATTTATCTATAAGATTACTTTTTCTTTAAATAGATTATTCATTTTAAAATAATATGTTAAGAAAGTGTGAACGTGCCCCTCATGAAAAAGAAAAAAATGTTAAAAAAATCAGAGCAAACGGTTATTTTGGCTATTGCTTCGTTCATTGTATTTTTCATTTTTTTACAGGTATTGCCATTACAGTCTTCAAAAGAAAGAAATGAAGAAGTCACTGCAATTGCCAGTTCAAAAGTAACAGATGTACATACTTCAGATGAAGAAAATAGTCAAAAAGAGAGTTCGGAAGAAAATCAAGAAAGGGAACTTGGACATTCTTCAAAAGAACAACCCTCTGCTGAAGAAGAACCGTCTGAAAAAGAACCCAAGAATAAAGAAACTGAAGAAGAGAATCTAGCAGGAGGAAACAAGGAATCTTCCAAAGAGGATCTAGCGGGACAAGGCGGTAATAAAGAGAAACAAAAAATTGTATATTTAACTTTTGATGATGGGCCTTCTGATGTCGAGGAAGAACTATTGGATTTACTCGGTAAATATCATGCGAAAGCAACTTTTTTTATGTTGGAGCCAAACATGAAAAAGTATCCTGATGCGATCAAAAAAATGGTAAATGAAGGACATGCCGTTGGAATGCACGGAGTTACCCACGATATTAAAAAGTTTTACAAATCAAAGAGTACCGTTCTGGAAGAAATGAACAAAGGACAAGCCAGCCTTGAAGAAATCAGCGGTGTCCGTTCATTCTTAATCCGAACGCCATATGGCAGCGTGCCGCACATGACACCAGAGTACAAACAAGCGGTAAACGAGCACGGCTATAAATTATGGGATTGGAATGTTGACAGCAATGACTGGAAATACAGAGATGGGCGCTACGTAGAAAATTCAATCAACCAGATTAAAAAGATTGAGCAGTCGGGAGGAGAGCCAATTATCTTGTTACACAGCAAGTCTTCTACTCTCAAACATTTATCTAGTTTACTAGACTACCTGACAGAAAATGGCTACGTCATGGAAAGAATAGAGGAAGACATGGAGCCATATCATTTTTGATATGAAAATAATATCTACTTGAAAACACAATGTCTTGATTTGTCAAGTACCCGGAAACAA from Pueribacillus theae harbors:
- a CDS encoding polysaccharide deacetylase family protein, giving the protein MKKKKMLKKSEQTVILAIASFIVFFIFLQVLPLQSSKERNEEVTAIASSKVTDVHTSDEENSQKESSEENQERELGHSSKEQPSAEEEPSEKEPKNKETEEENLAGGNKESSKEDLAGQGGNKEKQKIVYLTFDDGPSDVEEELLDLLGKYHAKATFFMLEPNMKKYPDAIKKMVNEGHAVGMHGVTHDIKKFYKSKSTVLEEMNKGQASLEEISGVRSFLIRTPYGSVPHMTPEYKQAVNEHGYKLWDWNVDSNDWKYRDGRYVENSINQIKKIEQSGGEPIILLHSKSSTLKHLSSLLDYLTENGYVMERIEEDMEPYHF
- a CDS encoding universal stress protein — protein: MVYQNMLIAVDGSNEAEGAFQRALKIAKSENVKLYIAHVVDTKNLMTVQQYAPYGDFVEEARKYGENLLNEYAEKAKMQEFENVETVLQSGSPKRELSRNIPEKYSIDLIVCGATGLNAVERFVMGSVAEQIVRNAPCDVLVVRDEKAKREENE